A window from Malassezia restricta chromosome I, complete sequence encodes these proteins:
- a CDS encoding chromatin remodeling → MSATHDFRVGDVVLAKVKGYPAWPGILVDDVHVPRAVREERPSTKTVPHTVRFFPAADYHWSSARDLKPLTPHDIEAFLTNPKNKSGALREAYELAKDPHAWNEKQNDIVKEHDAWVEEHGEEEEEDEEEEEDEEEDEEDEDEDRQEAPKRRTSRAAPRAKRARTDEPAEEPEAAATTAAVREQEEELDPATRKVREWRHKLQRAFLSKAGVIVAEDMDAQDATFKTVEAYQDMTVDQLKATKIGKVMKRIYQLPDIPRDDEFHFRDRAGELMKRWSALIGSHAPSEDNDA, encoded by the coding sequence ATGTCGGCTACGCACGACTTTCGGGTGGGCGACGTCGTCCTGGCGAAGGTGAAGGGCTACCCAGCGTGGCCAGGTATATTGGTGGATGATGTGCATGTCCCTCGTGCTGTGCGGGAAGAAAGGCCCAGCACCAAAACGGTGCCCCACACGGTGCGCTTCTTCCCCGCGGCCGACTACCACTggtcgtcggcgcgcgaTCTCAAGCCGCTGACGCCGCATGATATCGAGGCCTTTCTGACGAATCCCAAGAACAAGTCGGGCGCCCTGCGCGAGGCGTACGAGCTCGCCAAGGACCCGCATGCATGGAACGAAAAGCAGAATGACATTGTCAAGGAGCACGACGCATGGGTAGAGGAGCACGgagaggaggaggaggaggacgaagaggaagaggaggacgaggaggaggacgaggaagacgaagacgaggacCGCCAAGAggcgccgaagcggcgAACGAGCAGGGCCGCGCCGAGGGCGAAGCGCGCTCGCACCGACGAGCCGGCGGAGGAACCGGAGGCAGCAGCTACGACCGCGGCTGTGCGCGAGCAGGAAGAGGAGCTCgatccagcgacgcgcAAGGTCCGCGAGTGGCGTCACAAGCTGCAACGGGCCTTCCTGAGCAAAGCCGGTGTGATCGTGGCCGAGGATATGGACGCGCAGGACGCGACATTCAAAACGGTCGAGGCGTACCAAGACATGACCGTCGACCAGCTCAAGGCCACAAAGATCGGCAAGGTCATGAAGCGGATCTACCAGCTCCCCGACATTCCTCGAGACGACGAGTTTCACTTTCgcgatcgtgctggcgaGCTCATGAAGCGCTGGAGCGCTCTGATCGGTAGTCATGCGCCGTCGGAAGACAATGACGCCTAA
- a CDS encoding ornithine decarboxylase antizyme, whose protein sequence is MLGRRSPPPWDPLSSGGPDVMRNENPGITRIDSGRHMPVREAVPLPRSGTHTSHVPGPTPWRPTRLAMITPVQDYDMNTSLPTPPPSPPPVHTTPDHHEDTAIRIDSPTPLNVPTTSELRSVLDHASKFGVPGTPDMSPANLDARHSPTATAEAFVRRAFVDWNTTGSYQAEDAGVELLCPGWTGAVIQKHSHDLPGGVDRALYVQLPLAFDRSRLRDNMLRILDMASDSASASRVVFCLERNTLDLASLLHGMCYVGGHLSSMHGQRDEWLQAVPLTSLVLVTVVL, encoded by the coding sequence ATGCTTGGCCGGCGCAGTCCACCGCCCTGGGATCCGTTGTCAAGTGGTGGACCTGACGTGATGCGTAATGAAAATCCTGGAATCACACGAATTGATTCAGGTCGACATATGCCTGTGAGAGAGGCTGTGCCGCTTCCGAGAAGTGGGACCCACACTTCCCATGTTCCTGGTCCCACGCCATGGCGTCCAACACGTCTGGCGATGATCACACCTGTACAAGATTATGATATGAATACTTCACTACCCACTCCCCCACCATCTCCACCACCTGTGCATACCACTCCCGACCATCATGAAGACACAGCGATACGAATCGACTCTCCCACACCACTCAACGTGCCGACTACCTCTGAACTTCGCTCGGTGCTTGATCATGCGTCCAAGTTTGGTGTGCCTGGTACTCCAGATATGAGTCCTGCGAATTTGGACGCGCGGCATTCTCCGACTGCGACGGCCGAAGCATTCGTTCGTCGAGCCTTTGTTGACTGGAATACAACGGGCTCGTACCAAGCAGAAGATGCAGGAGTAGAGCTCCTGTGTCCTGGCTGGACGGGCGCCGTGATTCAAAAGCACTCGCATGACCTACCCGGCGGGGTTGACCGCGCTCTGTACGTCCAGTTACCTCTCGCGTTTGATCGATCGCGACTTCGTGACAACATGCTTCGTATCCTCGATATGGCGTCAGACAGTGCGTCTGCTTCGCGAGTTGTCTTTTGTCTGGAGCGAAATACTCTAGACTTGGcctcgctgctgcatggTATGTGCTATGTGGGTGGACATCTCAGTTCTATGCATGGTCAGCGTGACGAATGGCTTCAGGCCGTCCCGCTCACCTCCCTTGTGCTCGTAACCGTGGTTCTGTGA
- a CDS encoding sphinganine-1-phosphate aldolase, translated as MSPAPVARSSTGWWPRGFTAEHAKSAVLVLIALQYVLRWSRTLRAEGVWRLLALAKHAVLLRVFRLMMLIPSNRQRVEREMAAAMKDISKSLMPASAVPTMRELPAHGRDVSWVQAQLDALQRLGAHGEADGRSVYLDGQVSGTVYHGGEELNRVTLASLERFLLTNPLHPEVFPGLRKMEAEVVAMVLSMFHAPTGAAGTTTSGGTESIMMACLAMREWGRAERGITHAEIVAPSSAHVAFDKAAHYFGMTIRRVAVDRVTRKVDIHAMQRAINANTVLLVGSAPNFPDGIIDDIVAIGSLAKHYRIGCHVDCCLGSFLVPFLEAAGYVSEPFDFRVDGVTSISCDTHKYGFAPKGSSIVMYHSEALRRYQYFVSTDWVGGVYASPTLAGSRAGALIAGAWAVMTRLGRDGYIQSCREIVGAAKEIEKRVRAEIPELVVLGKPLVSVVAFGSAGRVNIYDVGDQMSRRGWHLNAIGGEIPAFHIACTRLTVPVVGRFIDDLKASVADSHTKPSKSGAMATVYGLHTTTPVAPMLLREMASRYIDTMYKVD; from the coding sequence ATGtcgccggcgcctgtgGCTCGCTCGTCGACGGGCTGGTGGCCTCGTGGATTCACAGCCGAGCATGCGAAATCGgccgtgctcgtgctcaTAGCGCTGCAGTATGTGCTCAGGTGGTCCCGGACCCTGCGCGCAGAGGGCGTCTGGCGCTTGTTGGCCCTCGCGAAGCACGCTGTGTTGCTGCGCGTATTCCGCCTCATGATGCTCATTCCCTCGAATCgccagcgcgtcgagcgcgagatggCCGCCGCTATGAAAGATATCTCCAAGTCGCTCATgccggcgtcggcggtgcccacgatgcgcgagctgcCAGCGCATGGTCGTGACGTGTCGTGGGTCCAGGCACAGCTCGATGCCCTGCAGCGTCTGGGTGCGCACGGCGAGGCGGACGGGCGCAGTGTGTACCTGGATGGCCAGGTGTCTGGCACCGTGTACCATGGGGGCGAAGAACTGAATCGCGTGACGCTCGCGTCCCTCGAGCGCTTCCTCCTAACGAATCCGCTGCACCCCGAAGTGTTCCCAGGTCTGCGCAAAATGGAGGCAGAAGTCGTGGCGATGGTCCTGTCCATGTTCCATGCGCcgacaggcgcagcaggcacGACGACGTCCGGCGGCACGGAGTCGATTATGATGGCATGCCTGGCCATGCGGGAATGGGGccgtgctgagcgaggcatTACGCACGCCGAGAtcgtggcgccgtcgagcgcTCATGTGGCCTTTGACAAGGCGGCGCACTACTTTGGCATGACCATTcgccgcgtcgccgtgGACCGCGTCACACGCAAGGTGGATAttcatgccatgcagcgcgccatcaATGCGAATAcggtgctgctggtggGCAGTGCGCCCAACTTCCCCGATGGCATCATCGACGATATCGTGGCGATAGGCTCGCTCGCCAAGCACTACCGCATCGGGTGCCATGTCGACTGCTGCCTCGGATCGTTCCTGGTGCCCTTCCTCGAGGCCGCCGGCTACGTGAGTGAGCCGTTTGATTTCCGTGTGGACGGCGTCACGTCCATTTCGTGCGACACCCACAAGTACGGCTTTGCCCCCAAGGGCTCATCCATCGTCATGTACCACTCCGAGGCCCTGCGGCGATACCAGTACTTTGTCTCGACCGACTGGGTCGGCGGCGTGTATGCCTCGCCGACACTCGCAGGCTCCCGTGCCGGCGCCCTGATTGCGGGCGCGTGGGCGGTCATGACGAGGCTCGGTCGCGATGGCTACATTCAGAGCTGCCGCGAgatcgtcggcgccgccaAAGAGATCGAGAAGCGCGTGCGGGCGGAGATCCctgagctcgtcgtgctcggcaAGCCCCTCGTGAGCGTCGTGGCGTTTGGCAGTGCGGGCCGCGTCAACATCTATGACGTCGGCGACCAAATGAGCCGCCGTGGCTGGCACCTGAATGCGATCGGCGGTGAGATCCCCGCCTTCCACATCGCCTGCACCCGTCTGACCGTGCCCGTGGTCGGTCGCTTCATCGACGACCTCAAGGCGAGTGTCGCCGACTCTCATACCAAGCCGTCCAAGTCCGGCGCTATGGCGACCGTATACGGCCTGCACACGACCACACCCGTGGCACCCATGCTTCTTCGCGAGATGGCTTCGCGCTACATTGATACGATGTACAAGGTCGACTAG
- a CDS encoding ATP-binding cassette, subfamily D (ALD), peroxisomal long-chain fatty acid import protein yields the protein MAVQSTLRSSLDSAKIATMSRLMSYASFYSRNYTGIQHVLRVIYLLGVAFGMLSMFAPRSSRKKKSPKQKSSAAMTDSGDTPKKKVAIDDVFYGRLFRLLRIIFPSWRAKSSLYLSGLSLTLLFRTIISLYVAELDGRIVASLVRGDKTMFFRRVLIWMSVAVPAVFTNSMISYYLNSLALSIRSRLTDVIQRDYLQNLTFYKLTNLDDRIRNADQLLTVDVQKFSRAISLLYGNIFMPMIDSLVYNFRLSQSVGVEMLMFTSSLISLTAVSLKLLTPPFGQYAAMEQQLEGEYRSGHARLLENAEEVAFYRGQELEKKYIDRSYFSLLKHVNRVFHIRILHGMTEEGIVKWLWGAIGLIICSGPVFFKTSNFVARGAGSDMGSRTEMFVTNRRLLLSSSDAFGRVMMSYKEMSELAGYTSRLTELMEVMDELNSGQAKKRLVSSVGQEAIEQKNKIFSQRGEVIEGTEEVVFEDVPIVSPNGDVLVEKLSFRIERGNNLLIIGPNGCGKSSMFRILGGLWPVYGGRVYKPSNKEFTYIPQRPYLSLGTLRDQIIYPDTVDEMHASGKTDEDLIEILKLLQIDNIVEREGGWDVEREWRDALSGGDKQRIAMARLFYHKPKYAILDECTSAVTLDIERIMYEHATSLGITMLTVSHRPSLWKYHSHVLQYDGQGGYVFTKLDADKRLKLQEEKQQLEQNLLLLPKWQERLRDLEGIMEARGQSIPSLQAAPAQQVVPETNEEERSESEKTRPPSSEKRDSATHPTQPTNRQQDKPAPPLDISSLQQSLPR from the coding sequence ATGGCAGTGCAATCTACACTTCGCTCGTCATTGGACTCCGCAAAGATCGCGACCATGAGCCGCCTCATGTCGTATGCGTCTTTTTACAGCAGGAACTACACGGGCATTCAACATGTACTCCGTGTGATATACCTGTTGGGTGTTGCCTTTGGTATGCTTTCCATGTTCGCACCTCGTTCATCCCGTAAAAAGAAGAGCCCAAAACAGAAAAGCTCGGCGGCGATGACAGACTCAGGTGACACTCCTAAGAAAAAGGTGGCAATTGACGATGTGTTCTATGGCCGTCTGTTTCGTCTACTACGAATCATTTTTCCATCTTGGCGTGCCAAGTCGTCTCTCTACTTGTCCGGCCTGTCGCTCACGTTGCTTTTTCGTACAATCATTTCGCTCTATGTGGCTGAGCTCGATGGCCGAATCGTGGCCTCTTTGGTGCGTGGTGATAAGACCATGTTTTTCCGCCGTGTACTCATTTGGATGTCAGTTGCCGTGCCGGCAGTGTTTACGAACAGCATGATTTCCTACTATCTCAACTCCCTGGCCCTGTCCATCCGCTCGCGCCTGACGGATGTGATTCAGCGCGATTACCTGCAAAACTTGACATTTTACAAACTCACGAATCTGGATGACCGTATTCGTAACGCAGATCAGCTCCTCACTGTTGATGTGCAAAAGTTCAGCCGTGCCATTTCGTTGCTGTACGGCAACATTTTTATGCCCATGATCGACTCGCTTGTGTACAACTTCCGTCTAAGCCAGTCTGTGGGTGTAGAAATGCTTATGTTCACATCATCGTTGATTTCCTTGACAGCTGTCTCACTCAAGCTATTGACCCCACCTTTCGGTCAGTACGCTGCCatggagcagcagctcgaagGTGAGTATCGCTCGGGGCATGCACGTTTGCTTGAGAACGCCGAGGAAGTGGCGTTCTACCGCGGTCAGGAACTTGAGAAAAAGTATATCGACCGCTCGTACTTTTCGCTGCTCAAGCACGTTAATCGGGTATTCCACATCCGCATTCTGCACGGCATGACAGAGGAGGGCATCGTGAAATGGCTGTGGGGTGCCATCGGTCTCATTATTTGCTCAGGACCCGTGTTTTTCAAGACGTCTAACTTTGTGGCTCGCGGTGCCGGATCGGATATGGGCTCGCGTACAGAGATGTTTGTGACGAACCGCCGTCTGCTCCTTTCGTCATCGGACGCCTTTGGTCGCGTAATGATGAGCTACAAAGAGATGTCAGAGCTGGCCGGCTACACCTCGCGTCTAACAGAGCTAATGGAggtgatggacgagctcaACTCGGGCCAGGCCAAGAAGCGCCTGGTCTCCTCTGTGGGTCAGGAGGCCATAGAGCAGAAGAACAAGATCTTCTCGCAACGTGGCGAGGTGATCGAAGGTACGGAGGAAGTCGTTTTCGAAGATGTACCGATTGTAAGTCCAAATGGAGATGTCCTGGTGGAAAAGCTGAGTTTCCGGATCGAACGCGGCAACAATCTGCTGATCATCGGTCCCAACGGTTGCGGTAAAAGCAGCATGTTCCGTATTCTGGGTGGCCTGTGGCCTGTATACGGCGGCCGTGTGTACAAGCCTTCCAACAAAGAGTTCACGTACATTCCCCAACGCCCCTACCTGTCCCTTGGTACGCTGCGTGACCAAATCATCTACCCTGATACGGTTGACGAGATGCATGCTAGCGGCAAGACGGACGAAGACCTGATTGAAATCCTCAAGCTGCTCCAAATCGACAACATTGTTGAGCGTGAAGGTGGATGGGATGTTGAGCGTGAATGGCGTGACGCTTTGAGTGGCGGAGACAAGCAGCGTATTGCCATGGCTCGCCTATTCTACCACAAGCCCAAGTACGCAATTCTCGACGAGTGCACTAGTGCTGTAACGCTTGATATTGAGCGAATCATGTACGAGCATGCTACATCGCTTGGCATCACGATGTTGACTGTTTCACATCGTCCATCGCTTTGGAAATACCATTCCCATGTCTTACAGTATGATGGCCAGGGTGGCTACGTGTTCACCAAGCTCGATGCGGACAAGCGGCTCAAGCTCCAGGAGGAAaagcagcagctcgagcaaaACCTCCTTCTCTTGCCCAAATGGCAAGAGCGGCTTCGTGACTTGGAAGGCATCATGGAGGCACGCGGTCAGTCTATTCCATCATTGCAAGCGGCACCTGCTCAGCAGGTTGTACCAGAGACGAATGAGGAAGAGCGAAGTGAGTCGGAGAAGACCCGGCCCCCTTCTTCGGAAAAGAGGGATTCTGCTACCCATCCAACACAGCCAACCAATCGTCAGCAAGACAAACCGGCGCCTCCGCTCGACATTTCGTCGCTGCAGCAAAGCCTGCCTCGGTAG
- a CDS encoding DNA-directed RNA polymerases I, II, and III subunit RPABC5 yields the protein MIIPVRCFSCGKVIGDKWDAYLALLIEGRTEGEALTELQLQRYCCRRMVLTHVDLIERLLHYNIHERKSKPFA from the exons ATGATCATCCCAGTTCGCTGCTTTAGTTGCGGCAAGGTCATCGGCGACAAGTGGGATGCATACCTTGCCTTGCTCATCGAGGGTCGCACAGAAGGCGAGGCGCTGACAGAGCTTCAACTCCAGCGCTActgctgccgccgcatgGTTctcacgcacgtcgacCTGATCGAGCGTCTCTTGCACTATAATA TCCATGAACGCAAATCCAAGCCCTTTGCGTAA
- a CDS encoding E3 ubiquitin-protein ligase BRE1, giving the protein MERKREHGDACTSLHAKRMHLDVSAHDDDDDTSPEYQLLEQFRKEALYRCMREAQREVRRAHEHEASLQSQIARLQHSVLLVNQFWDALAEQMQASPATEPTAAMRAMAPLALTHTSEEQAAALQERRALLEHILSRTAPPAAADDETQKRCTQLAAELSAMQQALETMQARLSESVEHVASITEKLQRAEKRLDRFQSASVHAVEHPGQEARKEPAPPEKRESTQEAPPSDTHANATAEALASVQQELEGVRDVAHARERALEAVRAELLEAKQSCAQWQRQAQHVPDDRIRHHPLYQAVHADMAYLHQELEHARTTLATCERENAEMREFRADFLHQTTTQANTHSEELQKQLRARDADIARLRGQRDELNAELLERRSRETVRFAHVDEAKSLLGPKDERMAAMQAQVARLESELKALREASHVDAAPPGDVDVATLQRRLQAADASSAMLSDEVDRLSAAYDQLERQAESRVANVARLEDKILRLTTEKAKADNKYFAAMRAKDALDAEKRAWTRSAERQTKVIERYMDTERALQAQIQLAEKEVTALRKSVHTQATRLHEAERDTSVLRRRHAESERARHTAEASVAQHLQAASREQAACQHAEERAAALEREAGRLRRRVAETGGSRRPSSSEAEQYVEHLNSLLRCSSCKERYRDRIILRCLHTFCEACVSARIQTRQRKCPHCGLAFATSDVQVLYLQ; this is encoded by the coding sequence AtggagcgcaagcgcgagcATGGTGACGCGTGCACCAGCCTCCatgccaagcgcatgcactTGGATGTGagtgcgcacgacgacgatgacgacacGAGTCCGGAATatcagctgctcgagcagttTCGAAAAGAGGCCCTGTACCGCTGTATGCGGGAGGCCCAGCGCGAAgtacgacgtgcgcatgaACATGAGGCGAGCCTGCAGTCTCAGATCGCGCGCTTGCAGCATAGTGTGCTGCTTGTGAACCAATTCTGGGACGCGTTGGCCGAGCAAATGCAGGCATCGCCTGCGACGGAGCCCACTGCTGCGATGCGAGCCATGGCGCCACTCGCCCTGACGCATACGTCCGAGGAGCAGGCTGCAGCGCTTCAagagcggcgtgcgcttcttgaaCATATCCTCTCTCGCACAGCTccgcctgccgctgcgGACGACGAAACACAAAAGCGATGCACGCAACTGGCAGCAGAgctgagcgcgatgcagcaggcTCTCGAAACGATGCAGGCGCGTCTATCAGAGTCTGTTGAGCATGTGGCCAGTATCACAGAAaagctgcagcgcgctgAGAAGCGACTGGATCGCTTCCAGAGCGCCTCTGTGCACGCCGTCGAGCATCCTGGGCAGGAGGCGCGAAAGgagccggcgccgccggaAAAGAGAGAGTCGACGCAGGAGGCCCCGCCGTCTGACACGCACGCGAATGCGACGGCCGAGGCCTTGGCGAGTGTGCAGCaggagctcgagggcgtgcgcgacgtggcgcatgcacgcgaACGAGCTCTTGAAgcggtgcgtgccgagctTCTTGAGGCGAAGCAGTCCTGTGCGCAATGGCAACGGCAGGCACAGCATGTGCCTGACGACCGCATTCGCCATCATCCATTATACCAGGCCGTGCATGCTGATATGGCCTATTTGCATCAGGAACTGGAGCATGctcgcacgacgctggccACCTGTGAGCGTGAAAATGCCGAGATGCGCGAGTTTCGTGCGGACTTTTTGCACCAGACGACGACTCAGGCCAACACACACAGCGAAGAGCTGCAGAAGCAGCTGCGAGCGCGTGACGCGGATATTGCTCGTCTTCGTGGACAGCGTGATGAGCTCAATGCTGAGTTGCTGGAGCGGCGATCGCGTGAAACGGTCCGTTTTGCGCATGTCGATGAGGCCAAGTCCCTCCTGGGGCCGAaggacgagcgcatggcagCGATGCAAGCTCAAGTCGCGCGGCTCGAGAGCGAGCTCAAGGCTCTGCGGGAGGCGTCGCACGTtgatgctgcgccgccaggcgatgtcgacgtcgcaacgctgcagcggcgcctgcagGCGGCTGACGCTTCGAGTGCGATGCTGAGTGATGAGGTCGACCGGCTGAGCGCTGCCTACGACCAGCTGGAACGCCAGGCCGAGTCACGGGTCGCCAAcgtggcgcgcctcgaAGACAAGATTTTGCGACTCACAACGGAAAAGGCCAAGGCGGACAACAAGTACTTTGCGGCTATGCGGGCCAAGGATGCACTGGATGCAGAGAAGCGCGCATGGACACGCAGTGCGGAGCGGCAGACCAAGGTGATCGAGCGCTACATGGACACGGAACgggcgctgcaggcgcagATCCAGCTGGCCGAGAAGGAAgtcacggcgctgcgcaaaaGTGTACACACGCAGGCCacgcgcctgcacgagGCAGAGCGTGATACcagcgtgctgcgccgacggcatgccgagtcggagcgtgcgcggcacacggcTGAGGCGAGTGTTGCACAGCATctgcaggcggcgtcgcggGAAcaggcggcgtgccagCATGCCGAGGAGCGGGCGGCTGCCCTGGAGCGTGAGGCTGGccgcctgcgtcgtcgcgtGGCGGAGACGGGCGGAAGCCGCCGTCcaagcagcagcgaggCCGAGCAGTATGTCGAGCACCTGAATTCGCTTCTGCGGTGCTCGTCGTGCAAGGAGCGGTACCGCGACCGGATCATCCTGCGGTGCTTGCACACCTTTTGTGAGGCGTGTGTGAGTGCGCGTATCCAGACTCGGCAGCGCAAGTGTCCGCACTGCGGCCTGGCGTTTGCTACGAGCGATGTCCAAGTACTGTACCTACAATAA
- a CDS encoding transcription initiation factor TFIIA large subunit, whose protein sequence is MSNRVVSATFRHIIDDVITNVRQDFEDMGIEKEVLEELQRSWEAKLVATQVAEFDGAAGPPPPRGIYDVDARQDGVSVVPPVPAAPIKAEQESHQVKSDDEHSASQKRKRDPSDEGKRESVQDDDAHKDEIGSDLDDSDDDDGDGSEDMILCLYDKVQRVKNKWKCVLRDGVASIGGRDYLFSKCNGEFEW, encoded by the coding sequence ATGAGCAACCGAGTCGTGTCGGCCACGTTCCGTCACATTATCGACGATGTCATTACGAATGTGCGACAGGACTTTGAGGACATGGGGATTGAGAAGGAggtgctcgaggagctgcagCGGTCCTGGGAGGCCAagctcgtcgcgacgcaAGTCGCGGAATTCGATGGGGCGGCCggtccgccgccgccgcgcggcaTCTACGACGTAGACGCGCGCCAGGACGGCGTCTCTGTGGTGCCTCCTGTGCCTGCCGCACCCATCAAGGCGGAGCAAGAGAGTCATCAGGTCAAGTCGGATGACGAGCACAGCGCGAGCCAGAAACGCAAGCGCGACCCGTCGGACGAGGGCAAGCGCGAGTCGGTCcaggacgacgatgcacaCAAGGACGAGATCGGCAGCGACCTGGACGAttccgacgacgacgacggcgatgGCTCCGAAGACATGATCTTGTGCCTGTACGACAAGGTACAGCGCGTGAAAAATAAGTGGAAATGCGTGCTACGAGACGGTGTGGCGTCCATCGGCGGGCGCGACTATCTCTTCTCCAAGTGCAACGGCGAGTTTGAGTGGTAG
- a CDS encoding protein transport protein SEC61 subunit alpha, with amino-acid sequence MSGFRVLSLVRPFMSVLPEVSSPERKVPFQQRIMWTAIVLAIYLISSQIPLYGIMSSDSSDPLFWMRVILASNRGTLMELGISPIVTSGMIIQLLASANLLQVDFSLREDRMLYSGAQKLFALILSLGQATVYVLTGLYGPPSELGAGVCLLLILQLVVAGLIVILLDELLQKGYGLGSGISLFIATNVCETIVWKAFSPTTVNTGRGPEFEGAIVALFHLLFTWNNKTRALKEAFYRERLPNVSNLIATLAVFLVIIYLQGFRIEIPIKSTRVRGQLGAFPVKLFYTSNMPIMLVSALTSNYFIISQMLASRFPSNMFVNLLGTWDRTEDSPQLHAIGGIAYYLSPPTSMAGVFRDPIHALVYIAFTLTFCGVFSKVWIEVSGSGPREIAKQLKDNQMVIAGHRDAGMYKELKRVIPTAAAFGGALIGALSVVADLSGALGSGTGILLAVTIIYSYFEMGMKEATGISGSPLADLIG; translated from the exons ATGAGTGGGT TCCGTGTACTGTCGCTTGTGCGACCATTTATGTCGGTGCTGCCGGAGGTATCCTCGCCGGAGCGCAAGG TGCCATTCCAGCAGCGTATTATGTGGACAGCCATCGTGCTCGCCATCTACCTCATCTCGTCGCAGATTCCGTTGTACGGTATCATGTCGAGTGATAGCTCTGATCCGCTATTCTGGATGCGTGTAATTCTTGCCTCTAACCGTGGCACGCTCATGGAACTCGGTATTTCGCCCATCGTCACGTCCGGTATGATTATCCAGCTCCTTGCGAGCGCCAACCTCTTGCAGGTCGACTTCAGCCTGCGTGAGGACCGTATGCTGTACAGCGGCGCCCAAAAGCTTTTCGCATTGATTCTCTCTCTCGGTCAGGCTACAGTTTACGTGCTCACCGGCCTCTATGGTCCGCCGAGTGAGCTCGGTGCCGGTGTGTGTCTCCTGCTCAttctgcagctcgtcgttGCCGGTCTCATTGTCATCCTCCTCGACGAACTGCTACAAAAGGGTTACGGTCTTGGATCAGGTATCTCACTGTTCATCGCTACCAACGTGTGTGAGACAATTGTGTGGAAGGCCTTCTCGCCCACGACGGTCAACACAGGCCGTGGTCCTGAATTTGAGGGTGCAATCGTGGCTCTCTTCCACCTGCTCTTTACGTGGAATAACAAGACACGTGCACTTAAAGAGGCTTTCTACCGTGAGCGTCTGCCGAACGTGTCGAATCTGATCGCTACGCTCGCTGTGTTCCTGGTCATCATTTATTTGCAGGGCTTCCGCATTGAGATTCCTATCAAGTCGACGCGTGTTCGTGGCCAGCTAGGTGCCTTCCCTGTCAAGCTCTTTTACACAAGCAACATGCCTATCATGCTTGTGAGTGCATTGACGTCGAACTACTTTATTATCAGCCAGATGCTGGCTTCGCGTTTCCCCTCTAACATGTTCGTCAACCTCCTCGGCACATGGGACCGAACGGAAGACAGCCCTCAGCTGCATGCCATCGGCGGCATTGCATACTACCTCTCGCCACCCACGAGTATGGCAGGTGTGTTCCGTGATCCGATCCATGCCCTCGTTTACATTGCCTTTACACTCACTTTCTGCGGTGTTTTCTCCAAGGTTTGGATCGAAGTGTCAGGCAGCGGCCCTCGTGAGATTGCTAAACAGCTCAAGGACAACCAAATGGTTATTGCGGGACACCGTGATGCTGGCATGTACAAGGAACTCAAGCGCGTCATCCCAACCGCGGCAGCATTCGGTGGTGCGCTGATTGGTGCTCTGTCTGTTGTGGCCGACCTGTCGGGCGCGCTCGGCTCCGGCACGGGTATCTTGCTCGCTGTCACGATCATCTACTCGTACTTTGAGATGGGAATGAAGGAAGCAACAGGTATTAGTGGCAGCCCCCTGGCTGACCTGATCGGATAA